In the Acidovorax sp. A79 genome, one interval contains:
- a CDS encoding helix-turn-helix transcriptional regulator, which yields MGQIIMNKAQLLEELGIVENTLRALIEQRGFPPPRKMGAKLFWLVAEVVEWLQGCPRAWREDAGECAAATSSHSSS from the coding sequence ATGGGCCAGATCATCATGAACAAGGCCCAGCTGCTGGAAGAGCTGGGCATCGTGGAGAACACGCTGCGGGCGTTGATAGAGCAGCGTGGATTTCCGCCGCCCCGCAAGATGGGGGCGAAGCTGTTTTGGCTGGTGGCGGAGGTGGTGGAGTGGTTGCAGGGGTGTCCGAGGGCGTGGCGAGAAGATGCTGGAGAGTGCGCGGCGGCGACTAGCTCCCATTCCTCTTCTTAG
- a CDS encoding DUF4406 domain-containing protein, which produces MRIYVAGPMTGYPDLNFPAFHAAAAALRAQGHHVENPAEINADPKARWLDCMRMDIARLVTCDAVYLLPGWEKSRGAKVEHGLAVGLGFQIINPEG; this is translated from the coding sequence ATGCGTATCTACGTTGCAGGCCCCATGACGGGCTACCCTGACCTGAACTTTCCCGCCTTTCACGCAGCAGCCGCCGCGCTGCGCGCCCAGGGCCACCATGTGGAGAACCCCGCCGAAATCAACGCGGACCCCAAGGCCCGGTGGCTGGACTGCATGCGCATGGACATTGCGCGGCTGGTGACGTGCGATGCGGTGTACTTGCTGCCCGGCTGGGAGAAGTCGCGCGGGGCGAAGGTGGAGCACGGGCTGGCGGTGGGCCTGGGCTTTCAGATCATCAACCCGGAGGGCTGA